A window of Clostridioides sp. ES-S-0010-02 genomic DNA:
AAAAATGTGTAAGGCTATAAATCATCCAGTTTTAAACTTAAGAAGAATTTCTGTAGGGAAAATAGTATTAAAAGATATAAAAGTTGGTGAATATAGATACTTAACAGAAGATGAAATAAAATATTTAAAATCAATAAAATAACATGAAAATGAAATGAAGTTAATAGTAGGGAGAAATAATATTATGGCATATGCAAAACATTTAACTAAAATTACAGATATAAATAAATTTTATTTAGAAAATATTATTAATAAAGGTGATGTAACAATAGATGCTACCATGGGAAATGGTTATGATACAAAGTATTTGGCTGAAAAGGTTGGAGAAAAAGGCTTTGTATATGCTTTTGATATACAAGAAGAAGCTCTAAAATCTACAAGAAAAAAATTAGAAAAAGAAGGATATATAGATAGAGTAAAATTAATACTTGATGGTCATGAAAATATCGATAAATATGTAAAAGAAGAAGTTTCATGTGTTTTATTTAATTTAGGATATCTTCCAAGAGCAAAACATCTAATTATAACTAAACCAGATACAACTTTAAAAGCTATAAAGTCTAGCTTAGAAATATTAAAAGAAAATGGAATAATAAGTATTGCTATATATACAGGACATGATGGAGGGCAAGAAGAAAAAGATAGTATATATAATTTTGTAAATAATTTAAA
This region includes:
- a CDS encoding class I SAM-dependent methyltransferase, which codes for MAYAKHLTKITDINKFYLENIINKGDVTIDATMGNGYDTKYLAEKVGEKGFVYAFDIQEEALKSTRKKLEKEGYIDRVKLILDGHENIDKYVKEEVSCVLFNLGYLPRAKHLIITKPDTTLKAIKSSLEILKENGIISIAIYTGHDGGQEEKDSIYNFVNNLNQDEFNVLESKFLNQVNNPPQLILIEKKKSQ